In Ignavibacteriales bacterium, the following are encoded in one genomic region:
- the tilS gene encoding tRNA lysidine(34) synthetase TilS produces the protein MTEHKLFKAFQQFIIENRLIERNEKIIVSVSGGIDSMTLLNLMLEFKNRMKLTIGVAHFNHQLRGSESNEDEAFVHDYAKKRNILCFIESADTNQISEAEKLSIQETARNLRYNFFSKIRKSLGYQKIATAHNADDNAETILFNIFRGTGIHGMTGIPIFRKDQLIIRPLLFASRDEITSYATEMNIPFREDSSNLKKDYTRNFIRHELLPSIQQNINPNVRGTLLRSSHIFTGLEKFISTTNKSLKKKIIRSKTKNEIIISRHRFISLPQFSREQLLYEITRDFCRSEIDYSTIITIMKISEAGTGTFSSIGNDVLILRDRNNLIIRRWERPPAFYYPIRIEAEYKFNDFKFKSSKISKPRFTQNRNIELIDGDLLGKDVHIRSWHDGDWFTPLGMNQKKKLSDFFIDEKIPLLKKLTIPILESDGRIVWVCGMRLDNRFRITKASKNIIKLEYKRIKEPTL, from the coding sequence ATGACAGAACATAAATTATTCAAAGCATTCCAGCAATTTATCATAGAGAATCGGCTTATTGAGCGAAACGAGAAGATTATAGTTTCGGTCAGCGGTGGAATTGATTCTATGACTCTTTTGAATCTGATGCTCGAGTTTAAAAATAGAATGAAACTTACAATCGGGGTTGCACATTTCAACCACCAACTCCGTGGCAGTGAATCGAATGAGGATGAAGCATTTGTCCACGATTATGCCAAGAAAAGAAATATTCTCTGCTTCATTGAAAGCGCCGATACAAATCAGATCTCCGAAGCAGAAAAACTTTCGATCCAGGAAACAGCAAGGAATTTGCGTTACAATTTTTTTTCCAAAATCCGAAAATCTTTAGGATACCAAAAGATTGCGACTGCTCACAACGCTGATGATAATGCCGAAACAATTTTATTCAACATTTTTCGCGGGACCGGAATACACGGTATGACCGGCATTCCTATTTTCAGAAAAGACCAACTCATAATTCGTCCGCTATTATTCGCGTCCAGAGATGAAATAACAAGTTACGCGACGGAGATGAACATCCCATTTCGCGAAGACTCATCAAATCTTAAAAAAGATTACACCCGAAATTTTATTAGACATGAACTCCTTCCTTCTATTCAGCAGAACATCAATCCGAATGTACGAGGTACACTCTTACGTTCCAGTCATATTTTTACCGGATTGGAAAAGTTCATTTCGACCACAAACAAATCGCTTAAGAAGAAAATCATCCGCTCTAAGACTAAAAATGAAATCATAATCTCGAGACACAGATTTATATCTCTACCCCAGTTTTCGAGAGAACAATTGCTGTATGAAATTACACGGGATTTCTGCAGATCTGAGATAGATTATAGCACCATAATAACAATAATGAAAATTTCCGAAGCCGGGACAGGGACATTTTCTTCAATAGGTAACGATGTCTTGATTTTACGGGATCGTAATAACCTCATTATCCGCCGATGGGAACGTCCACCCGCATTTTATTATCCGATTAGGATAGAGGCCGAGTATAAATTCAACGATTTCAAATTTAAAAGTTCTAAAATATCAAAACCGCGATTTACTCAGAATCGGAACATCGAGTTGATTGATGGCGATCTTCTTGGTAAAGATGTGCATATCCGTTCCTGGCACGATGGAGATTGGTTTACTCCTTTGGGAATGAATCAGAAAAAGAAACTGAGTGATTTTTTTATCGATGAAAAAATACCGTTATTGAAAAAACTTACCATCCCTATTCTTGAATCGGATGGAAGAATTGTATGGGTTTGCGGGATGCGGTTAGATAACCGTTTCAGAATAACGAAAGCAAGTAAAAACATTATTAAATTAGAGTATAAAAGAATAAAAGAACCAACATTATGA
- the hpt gene encoding hypoxanthine phosphoribosyltransferase: MKKILKFGTDKFELYLSEDVIQKRIKALATKINRDYKGRVPIIIGILNGSFIFMSDLIRNIKIDCEVDFLKLSSYGDAKISSGHVTLLKDLNATIGGRDIIVVEDIVDSGLSIDFIKRLISLHHPKSLKIVSLLYKKQALKINVKIDYIGFTIPSYFVIGYGLDYEQKQRNLRAIYKLIDDKIK; this comes from the coding sequence ATGAAAAAGATTTTAAAATTCGGAACCGATAAATTTGAATTATATCTTTCTGAGGATGTGATCCAAAAAAGAATTAAAGCACTCGCGACAAAAATAAATCGCGATTATAAAGGGCGAGTCCCCATCATCATCGGGATCTTAAACGGCTCTTTCATTTTTATGTCCGATCTGATTAGAAATATTAAAATCGATTGTGAAGTTGATTTTCTTAAACTATCGAGTTATGGCGACGCCAAAATCAGTTCCGGCCATGTTACTCTTTTGAAAGACTTGAATGCCACAATCGGTGGACGAGATATAATTGTGGTTGAGGATATTGTCGATTCAGGCTTATCGATTGATTTTATAAAGAGATTGATATCACTTCACCACCCTAAATCATTGAAGATTGTTTCACTCCTTTATAAAAAACAAGCACTTAAAATTAACGTAAAAATTGATTATATTGGATTCACTATCCCCTCATATTTCGTAATAGGATATGGACTGGATTACGAGCAAAAACAAAGAAATTTGAGGGCGATTTACAAATTAATTGACGATAAGATAAAATGA
- a CDS encoding ATP-dependent zinc metalloprotease FtsH → MKVVLSWSAIILGVFIIMTLFRSQEGTEYELAYTEYQKLLNEGMISSANIKKSEISNFDLHGMLKSPTDVVTTSGKTAKIEKFFVTLPYLDGEVIKKWNEKEIRFTISKEDNTWMNALFSAIPWILLLVVWLIIMRRMQGVGTKGIFSFGKSRAKVQTEGAPKVTFQDVAGADEAKVELQEIIEFLKEPGKFQRLGGKIPRGVLLLGPPGTGKTLLARAVAGEAGVPFFSISGADFVEMFVGVGASRVRDLFDTGKKNAPAIIFIDEIDAVGRHRGAGLGGGHDEREQTLNQLLVEMDGFEQNSGVIIIAATNRPDVLDPALLRPGRFDRQIVVDRPDVRGREGILKVHTRQIPLADDVNLATLAKGTPGLAGADLANLVNEAALLAARQNQKAVSMVNFEEAKDKVMMGVERKSLIITESEKKITAYHESGHVLVARMVPEADPVHKVTIIPRGRALGVTTYLPIDEKHTYSKQYLEAMITYALGGRAAEKLVFDQFTTGAGNDIERATNLAHKMVCEWGMSERLGPLAYGTKEEEIFLGREITRSKNYSDNTAVIIDEEVKKIVDNGMVRAEQILKDNIDILNRLATVLLEREILDGDEIDKIIKGEELPPIERKNNAEKQLPVPLPDAEAK, encoded by the coding sequence ATGAAAGTTGTCCTCAGTTGGTCGGCAATCATTCTGGGAGTTTTCATTATTATGACGCTGTTCCGCTCTCAGGAAGGCACCGAGTACGAACTCGCATATACTGAATATCAAAAATTGCTGAATGAAGGAATGATCTCATCGGCGAATATCAAGAAATCTGAGATAAGTAATTTCGACCTTCACGGCATGTTGAAGAGTCCGACAGATGTTGTTACAACGAGCGGTAAGACTGCTAAAATTGAAAAATTTTTCGTAACCCTTCCTTATCTCGACGGAGAAGTCATTAAGAAATGGAACGAAAAAGAAATTCGGTTCACAATATCTAAAGAAGACAACACATGGATGAACGCACTCTTCAGCGCGATTCCCTGGATTTTATTGCTTGTTGTTTGGCTGATTATCATGCGCCGGATGCAAGGCGTTGGAACAAAAGGAATATTTTCTTTCGGAAAAAGCAGAGCAAAAGTACAAACCGAAGGAGCTCCCAAGGTTACATTTCAGGATGTTGCCGGAGCCGACGAAGCAAAAGTTGAATTGCAGGAGATAATCGAATTTCTAAAAGAGCCGGGAAAGTTTCAACGGCTCGGCGGTAAAATCCCGCGCGGGGTTCTTTTATTAGGACCACCCGGTACGGGAAAAACATTATTAGCCCGTGCAGTTGCCGGTGAAGCCGGTGTGCCTTTCTTCTCAATCTCCGGTGCCGATTTCGTAGAAATGTTTGTTGGTGTCGGCGCAAGTCGCGTACGCGATCTTTTTGATACAGGAAAGAAAAATGCACCCGCAATCATATTCATCGATGAAATAGATGCCGTAGGCAGGCACCGCGGTGCAGGACTCGGCGGTGGACATGATGAACGTGAACAAACATTGAATCAACTGCTGGTTGAGATGGATGGATTTGAACAAAACAGCGGTGTAATTATTATTGCCGCAACAAATCGACCTGATGTGCTCGATCCCGCACTGCTTCGCCCCGGTCGATTCGACCGTCAGATTGTGGTAGATCGTCCCGATGTGCGTGGGCGAGAAGGAATACTGAAAGTTCATACACGTCAGATACCCCTCGCCGATGATGTAAATCTTGCAACATTGGCAAAAGGGACGCCCGGTCTTGCCGGCGCCGATCTGGCAAACCTTGTAAATGAAGCCGCTCTTCTCGCAGCCAGACAAAATCAAAAAGCTGTTTCAATGGTCAACTTTGAGGAAGCAAAAGATAAAGTAATGATGGGTGTTGAGCGTAAGAGTCTCATCATAACTGAAAGCGAAAAGAAAATTACGGCATACCATGAATCCGGGCACGTGCTTGTAGCCAGAATGGTTCCTGAAGCCGATCCGGTTCACAAAGTCACAATCATCCCGCGCGGCAGAGCATTAGGAGTAACGACTTATCTGCCAATCGATGAGAAACATACCTATTCCAAACAATATCTTGAAGCGATGATCACTTACGCTTTGGGTGGTCGCGCTGCCGAAAAGCTTGTCTTCGATCAATTCACAACCGGCGCCGGTAACGATATCGAGCGTGCAACAAATCTCGCGCACAAAATGGTCTGTGAATGGGGAATGAGCGAACGACTCGGTCCGCTTGCTTACGGCACAAAAGAGGAAGAAATTTTCCTTGGCAGAGAAATTACACGTTCTAAGAATTATTCCGACAACACCGCCGTTATTATTGATGAAGAAGTTAAAAAGATCGTCGATAACGGAATGGTCAGAGCCGAACAAATTCTGAAAGACAATATCGATATACTTAACCGTCTCGCAACCGTTTTGCTGGAACGCGAAATCCTCGACGGTGATGAGATAGATAAGATAATTAAAGGTGAAGAACTGCCGCCTATTGAACGAAAAAATAACGCAGAGAAACAATTGCCTGTACCGTTACCTGATGCAGAAGCAAAATAA
- a CDS encoding dolichol kinase: MIESDYRIEVIRKAIHLISLSIPITYYFVSKPVALTLLVPMTLIFLSSDLARYYNQAFEKWYFKYFGFLLRKRENDKKNKTLNGATYVLISATFCVLVFPKIIMITSFSILIISDIAAALIGRRFGKHKFISKSVEGSSAFFFTALIVIIVTPKVEYQLGEYLIGIIAALIGTVTEALPADIDDNLSIPISVGASLWLLYTIFLPILDIYKLG, translated from the coding sequence ATCATCGAGTCTGATTACCGGATCGAGGTTATCCGGAAAGCGATTCATCTCATATCGCTTTCTATTCCGATTACCTATTATTTTGTCTCTAAACCGGTAGCGCTTACGTTATTGGTACCCATGACGCTGATCTTTCTTTCATCCGATCTTGCACGATACTATAATCAAGCGTTTGAAAAGTGGTATTTTAAATATTTTGGTTTTCTTTTACGGAAGCGTGAAAACGATAAGAAAAACAAAACTCTCAACGGGGCAACGTACGTTTTAATTTCAGCGACTTTTTGCGTTCTTGTCTTCCCGAAGATAATCATGATCACCAGTTTTTCAATCCTCATCATATCTGATATTGCAGCCGCTTTGATAGGCAGAAGATTTGGGAAACATAAATTTATTTCAAAATCGGTTGAAGGTAGCAGCGCATTTTTCTTCACCGCGCTCATTGTAATAATTGTAACGCCTAAAGTCGAATACCAACTCGGTGAATACCTGATAGGAATCATCGCCGCGTTAATCGGAACTGTTACCGAGGCACTGCCGGCTGATATCGACGATAATCTTTCGATTCCAATTAGTGTGGGTGCATCTCTCTGGCTGCTCTACACAATCTTTTTACCGATACTGGACATTTATAAATTAGGATAG
- a CDS encoding co-chaperone GroES has translation MEDFSRKKMIVIGDKVLIIPDSDKERTEAGLYLPPTVKEKEKIQSGYVVKVGPGYPVPNPNFIDQESWSTTPKDPVKYIPLQVEEGDYVIFLRDQAIEIEYEAKKYLIAPQAAILIVIRRNLMEGLEK, from the coding sequence ATGGAAGATTTTAGCAGAAAAAAGATGATAGTAATCGGCGATAAAGTACTCATCATCCCTGATTCTGATAAAGAGCGCACCGAAGCGGGACTTTATCTTCCACCGACCGTGAAAGAGAAAGAGAAAATTCAGAGTGGTTACGTTGTTAAAGTCGGTCCTGGTTATCCGGTACCGAATCCAAATTTTATAGATCAGGAATCCTGGTCAACCACACCGAAAGATCCCGTAAAGTATATCCCTCTTCAGGTTGAAGAAGGTGATTACGTAATTTTCCTTCGCGATCAGGCAATTGAAATCGAATATGAAGCAAAAAAATATCTCATAGCCCCGCAAGCCGCAATCCTGATAGTGATACGGCGAAATCTCATGGAAGGATTGGAGAAGTAA
- a CDS encoding YgiQ family radical SAM protein, with amino-acid sequence MFLPTTKEELNKLGWKKLDVILISGDTYIDSSYSGAAVIGKVLLDAGYKVGIIAQPHFKSDKDIKRLGEPELFWGVTSGCVDSMVANFTASKKRRRQDDFTPGGENNRRPDRAVIIYSNLIRQYFKNTKPIIIGGIEASLRRIAHYDYWDDKIRRSILFDAKADILVYGMGEKAILEIAARLSANQAIEDIRGICYNSKIPKEEYIHLPSYQQVTEDKKKFIEMFHTFYRNNDQVTANGLYQQHGDRYLIQNPPAHNLSQEEIDKIYNLDYKRDVHPFYKKYGNVRAMDTIRFSITTHRGCYGECNFCAISVHQGTAITSRSEKSILKEANEIVHDPGFKGYIQDVGGPTANMYATGCDKMQTHGICLKKDCVFPTTCKNLDNNHRPQIELLRKLRKIESVKKVFVASGIRYDMILDDKESGEEYLQELIEHHVSGQLKIAPEHTEDKVLGLMRKPGTRYLNEFKKRFDDINTKRKKNQFLTYYLIAAHPGCSLEDEVKMKQFVSQELQTNPEQVQIFTPTPSTYSTLMYYTEMNPWTGEKLFVEKNLGEKNKRKKIITNKL; translated from the coding sequence ATGTTCCTCCCCACTACAAAAGAAGAACTCAATAAGCTCGGTTGGAAGAAGTTAGATGTAATTCTGATTTCGGGTGATACTTACATCGATAGTTCATATTCCGGTGCGGCAGTAATCGGGAAAGTTCTTTTAGATGCGGGTTACAAAGTTGGAATCATCGCACAACCTCATTTTAAATCTGACAAAGATATAAAACGATTGGGTGAACCGGAATTGTTTTGGGGAGTTACCTCGGGATGTGTAGATTCGATGGTTGCAAATTTCACCGCGTCAAAAAAACGAAGGCGGCAAGACGACTTTACTCCCGGCGGCGAAAATAACCGTAGGCCCGATCGCGCTGTTATAATTTATTCTAATCTCATCCGACAATATTTCAAGAATACCAAGCCGATAATTATCGGTGGAATTGAAGCAAGTCTTCGCCGAATTGCCCATTACGATTATTGGGATGATAAAATACGCCGCTCCATCCTCTTCGATGCAAAAGCCGATATTCTCGTTTACGGAATGGGAGAAAAAGCAATTTTAGAAATCGCTGCACGGTTAAGCGCTAACCAAGCAATTGAAGATATCCGTGGCATCTGCTACAACTCAAAGATACCAAAGGAAGAATACATCCATCTTCCATCCTACCAACAGGTTACAGAGGATAAGAAGAAATTCATCGAGATGTTCCATACATTTTACAGGAACAACGATCAGGTGACTGCAAATGGTTTATATCAACAACATGGAGATCGCTACCTTATCCAGAATCCGCCGGCTCATAATCTTTCTCAGGAAGAGATCGATAAAATTTACAATCTCGATTATAAACGTGATGTTCATCCGTTTTACAAAAAATATGGTAACGTTCGTGCGATGGATACAATCCGTTTTTCTATCACCACTCATCGCGGTTGTTACGGTGAATGTAATTTCTGCGCGATAAGTGTTCATCAAGGTACGGCTATAACCTCTCGGAGTGAGAAGTCGATCTTAAAAGAAGCGAACGAGATAGTCCACGATCCCGGATTTAAAGGATACATTCAGGATGTGGGCGGACCGACTGCAAATATGTACGCGACCGGTTGCGATAAAATGCAGACGCATGGAATTTGTTTGAAAAAAGATTGTGTCTTCCCCACTACTTGCAAGAATCTCGATAATAATCACCGCCCGCAGATTGAGTTGTTAAGAAAGCTTAGAAAGATAGAGAGTGTTAAGAAAGTTTTTGTCGCATCCGGTATTAGATATGATATGATTCTTGATGATAAAGAATCGGGTGAGGAATATTTACAAGAACTGATTGAGCATCATGTTTCGGGACAGCTTAAAATAGCACCGGAACATACTGAGGACAAAGTTCTTGGACTGATGCGCAAACCGGGAACGCGATACCTGAATGAATTCAAGAAACGCTTCGACGATATTAATACAAAGCGAAAAAAGAATCAATTCCTTACTTATTATCTGATTGCGGCACATCCGGGGTGTTCTTTAGAGGATGAAGTGAAAATGAAACAGTTCGTTTCTCAGGAATTGCAAACCAATCCTGAGCAGGTGCAAATATTTACACCAACTCCTTCCACATACTCAACGTTGATGTATTATACCGAGATGAATCCATGGACGGGTGAGAAGTTGTTCGTGGAGAAGAATCTTGGTGAGAAAAATAAACGAAAGAAAATAATTACAAATAAACTGTAG
- the aroF gene encoding 3-deoxy-7-phosphoheptulonate synthase, translated as MILVMDKSATEADVKKVVSLIEGLGFQPHVSKGSERTIIGVIGDERKIKRDQLALLPHVENVIPILRPYKLASRDFKSENTIVDVAGVKIGGKEIAVIAGPCSVESEEQIYQTARAVKAAGAKLLRGGAFKPRTSPYTFQGMEEEGLKLLAKTREMTGLGIVSEVMDANDVDMLNDYTDLIQVGARNMQNTKLLKRLAQIKKPVLLKRNFSATLSEFLMSAEYLLSGGNDQVILCERGIRTFVDYTRNTLDLNIIPAVKQLSHLPIIVDPSHGTGRYDFVLPMSRAAIAAGADGLLIEVHPDPAQAFSDGEQSLTPAAFQLLMKEIKALAGVMGREV; from the coding sequence ATGATACTTGTAATGGATAAATCTGCCACCGAAGCAGATGTGAAAAAAGTTGTATCTTTGATTGAAGGGCTCGGGTTTCAGCCGCACGTTTCCAAAGGTTCCGAGCGCACAATCATCGGTGTTATAGGTGATGAGCGAAAAATAAAAAGAGATCAGCTAGCATTATTGCCTCATGTTGAGAATGTTATTCCGATTCTCCGCCCTTATAAACTCGCAAGCCGGGATTTTAAATCCGAGAATACGATTGTTGATGTAGCCGGTGTAAAAATTGGCGGAAAAGAAATTGCGGTGATTGCGGGTCCATGCTCGGTTGAAAGTGAAGAACAAATTTACCAAACTGCCAGGGCGGTAAAAGCGGCGGGAGCTAAATTGCTGCGCGGCGGCGCGTTTAAACCGCGGACAAGTCCGTACACGTTTCAGGGGATGGAAGAAGAAGGTTTAAAACTACTTGCAAAAACGCGCGAGATGACGGGATTGGGAATTGTATCCGAAGTTATGGATGCCAACGACGTTGATATGTTGAACGATTATACCGACCTGATTCAGGTTGGAGCGCGCAATATGCAAAACACAAAATTATTGAAGCGACTCGCGCAGATAAAAAAGCCGGTGTTATTGAAGCGTAATTTTTCCGCGACTCTCTCCGAATTTTTAATGAGCGCGGAATATTTATTATCGGGCGGCAACGATCAGGTTATTCTTTGTGAGAGGGGAATAAGGACATTCGTCGATTATACGCGCAACACATTGGATTTGAATATCATACCGGCAGTTAAGCAATTGTCTCATCTTCCGATCATTGTCGATCCGAGCCACGGGACAGGCAGGTACGATTTTGTACTACCGATGAGTCGTGCAGCAATAGCCGCAGGTGCAGATGGATTGTTGATCGAAGTTCATCCCGATCCCGCGCAGGCATTTTCCGATGGCGAACAATCGCTAACACCTGCTGCATTTCAATTATTGATGAAGGAAATAAAAGCATTGGCTGGAGTGATGGGAAGGGAAGTTTAG
- a CDS encoding glycosyltransferase family 2 protein yields MSDVSTHDINLSVIVITRNEEKNIEACLQSVAWAKEIIVVDSQSTDRTVELAKKFTKKVFVKEWLGYAGAKNYALDNATSEWILWLDADERVTSELASEIKTIVHNVTNKFTGFEVARRAYFLGKWIKHCGWYPGYVVRLFKREKVRFDDSQVHEKVNIGGATGRLKHDLLHYTDDTLYHYMEKFNRYTTLATRDMKKSGKIFSLYDIIVRPPYLFFKMFILRRGFLDGMHGFILSIMSANYVFVKYAKLREAENHIGLKK; encoded by the coding sequence ATGTCTGATGTGAGCACGCACGATATAAATCTTTCAGTTATTGTCATTACTCGTAACGAAGAAAAAAACATCGAAGCATGTTTGCAATCGGTTGCGTGGGCGAAAGAAATAATTGTTGTTGATTCGCAAAGCACCGACCGCACCGTAGAACTCGCGAAGAAGTTTACAAAAAAAGTATTTGTGAAGGAATGGCTGGGATATGCCGGTGCGAAAAATTATGCTCTCGATAACGCAACATCCGAGTGGATACTTTGGCTGGATGCCGATGAGAGAGTTACTTCTGAGCTAGCCTCCGAAATCAAAACCATTGTTCATAATGTCACGAACAAGTTTACCGGATTCGAAGTAGCGCGTAGAGCATATTTTTTGGGAAAGTGGATTAAACATTGCGGTTGGTATCCCGGATACGTCGTCCGCTTATTCAAACGGGAGAAAGTGCGGTTCGATGATTCGCAGGTCCACGAAAAAGTGAACATAGGTGGAGCGACTGGCAGATTGAAACATGATTTACTTCATTATACAGATGATACCCTTTATCATTATATGGAAAAATTTAATAGGTACACAACCCTTGCCACACGCGACATGAAAAAATCGGGTAAAATATTTTCGTTGTACGATATTATTGTTCGTCCTCCGTATTTATTTTTTAAAATGTTCATCCTTCGCCGCGGTTTCCTTGATGGTATGCACGGATTTATTCTTTCGATCATGTCGGCTAATTATGTATTTGTAAAGTATGCAAAACTTCGGGAGGCAGAAAATCATATTGGGCTCAAAAAATAA